The Deltaproteobacteria bacterium genome contains a region encoding:
- a CDS encoding ABC transporter ATP-binding protein, with product MHAVLDVTSVSMNFGGLRALNDVDLRVATGEIVALIGPNGAGKTTFFNCITSIYTPTEGEVWFTAKGGQRTKVNGMKPNLVTALGMARTFQNIRLFRNMSVLENVMIARHCRTRAGILGAVLRPASVRREEKEIVDRAYELLKYIGLNKAYNELACNLPYGDQRRLEIARALATEPSLLLLDEPAAGMNPQETESLKHLVLKIRDEMDMAILLIEHDMSMVMSLSERIYVMEYGCLIASGTPAQISSDPRVIKAYLGEEAHA from the coding sequence ATGCACGCGGTACTCGATGTCACGTCCGTGTCCATGAATTTTGGCGGCCTGCGCGCCTTGAACGACGTGGACCTCCGCGTCGCCACGGGAGAAATCGTGGCCTTGATCGGTCCCAACGGCGCGGGCAAGACCACGTTTTTTAACTGCATCACCAGTATTTACACCCCGACCGAGGGGGAGGTTTGGTTCACGGCCAAGGGTGGGCAACGGACCAAGGTCAACGGCATGAAGCCCAACCTGGTCACGGCCCTGGGCATGGCCAGGACGTTTCAGAACATCCGTCTTTTCAGGAATATGAGCGTCCTTGAAAACGTCATGATCGCTCGGCATTGTCGGACCAGGGCGGGCATTTTGGGCGCGGTGCTGCGGCCGGCATCGGTTCGGCGGGAAGAAAAGGAAATCGTGGACCGCGCCTACGAACTTCTCAAATACATCGGCCTTAACAAGGCGTACAACGAGCTGGCCTGCAATCTGCCCTATGGCGACCAACGTCGTCTGGAAATCGCGCGCGCCCTGGCCACGGAGCCGTCGCTCCTGCTGTTGGACGAACCGGCCGCGGGCATGAATCCCCAGGAAACCGAGTCTCTCAAACATCTGGTGCTCAAGATCCGGGATGAGATGGACATGGCCATTTTGCTTATCGAGCATGACATGAGCATGGTCATGAGCCTGTCCGAGCGCATTTACGTCATGGAATACGGATGCCTCATCGCCAGCGGAACGCCGGCCCAGATCAGTAGCGACCCTCGGGTCATCAAGGCTTATCTTGGGGAGGAAGCCCATGCTTGA
- a CDS encoding CcmD family protein produces MNYLLIANVCIWIGVGGYVLLLARQHRVLERRVRQLEILDGER; encoded by the coding sequence GTGAATTATCTGCTGATCGCCAACGTCTGTATCTGGATTGGAGTGGGGGGCTACGTGTTGCTGCTGGCCCGTCAACATCGTGTACTGGAGCGCCGGGTGCGCCAATTGGAGATTCTTGATGGAGAACGGTAA
- a CDS encoding heme ABC transporter permease CcmB produces the protein MIGPALTIVAKDLRLACGNGQGPVQAVLLGLLLVFIFSLSAAPGERFAVQQAMAIFWLCSSFSVVLIFSLLFRFEEENDTATALLLAPLPVQSLWLGKTLAGLVLLAACQIFFFPAAVVFLGVDLRGDAGLVALMLLGVDAGLCVLGGLIGAMGHGQGTRDALLTIIVFPLQIPLLLGGIRIGTGLLSGAAVSGASGVADWFGLVFAFDAVFAGAALFLFPHVFRGE, from the coding sequence ATGATCGGGCCCGCGTTGACCATCGTGGCCAAGGATTTGCGCCTGGCCTGCGGCAACGGCCAGGGGCCGGTTCAGGCCGTGCTCTTGGGCCTGCTGCTGGTTTTTATCTTCAGCCTGTCGGCCGCCCCCGGAGAGCGCTTCGCGGTCCAACAGGCCATGGCCATTTTTTGGCTGTGTAGTTCGTTTAGCGTGGTTTTGATTTTTTCCCTGCTTTTTCGTTTCGAGGAAGAAAACGACACGGCCACGGCCCTGCTGCTGGCGCCCTTGCCGGTGCAGAGTTTGTGGCTTGGCAAGACCCTGGCCGGACTGGTCTTGCTCGCGGCCTGCCAGATTTTCTTTTTTCCGGCGGCCGTGGTTTTCCTGGGCGTGGACCTGCGCGGCGACGCCGGCCTCGTGGCCCTCATGCTGCTGGGCGTGGACGCGGGGCTGTGCGTTCTGGGCGGGCTTATCGGCGCCATGGGCCATGGCCAGGGGACCCGGGACGCGCTTTTGACCATCATTGTTTTTCCCTTGCAGATCCCGCTTCTGCTCGGCGGCATCCGGATCGGAACCGGGTTGCTTTCGGGCGCGGCCGTGAGCGGTGCAAGCGGCGTGGCTGATTGGTTCGGCTTGGTTTTCGCCTTTGACGCGGTTTTCGCGGGCGCGGCCCTTTTTCTTTTTCCCCATGTCTTTCGTGGAGAATAG
- a CDS encoding tetratricopeptide repeat protein — MENGNFPSTARKRVIMFLLGCLAVVVFATVVYRVEHPSIVQHEERREMPGGGMGNMDGMANISVMMKRLQDRPEDVDAMRSLGMAFMEMEAWDKAVSFWDMILNKTPDDVMALNQKGICLFEVKRFAEAADQFERMLAIEPANYHAHFNLGILYKHYLEQPDKAAGHFQTVIDAKPEDRELVESARRELGGK; from the coding sequence ATGGAGAACGGTAATTTTCCGAGCACGGCCCGGAAACGGGTGATCATGTTCCTGCTTGGTTGCTTGGCGGTGGTCGTGTTCGCCACCGTGGTGTACAGAGTCGAGCATCCATCCATCGTCCAGCACGAGGAGCGCCGGGAGATGCCCGGTGGGGGCATGGGGAACATGGATGGAATGGCCAATATCTCGGTCATGATGAAGCGTCTGCAGGATCGTCCCGAGGACGTGGACGCCATGCGCTCCCTGGGCATGGCCTTCATGGAGATGGAGGCCTGGGACAAGGCCGTTTCTTTTTGGGACATGATCTTGAACAAGACGCCAGACGATGTCATGGCCTTGAATCAGAAGGGCATTTGTTTGTTCGAGGTCAAGCGGTTCGCCGAGGCCGCCGACCAGTTCGAGCGCATGCTCGCCATCGAGCCGGCCAATTATCATGCCCATTTCAATTTGGGCATTCTATACAAGCATTACCTGGAGCAGCCGGACAAGGCCGCGGGCCATTTCCAGACCGTGATCGACGCCAAGCCCGAGGATCGGGAACTGGTCGAGAGCGCCCGACGCGAACTCGGTGGAAAGTGA
- the livM gene encoding high-affinity branched-chain amino acid ABC transporter permease LivM, whose protein sequence is MHELKKSILVSIWFMFLTFPIMVIRVNTIENTIDWRWENLALIGIGSFVLSYIWRWALRRKETGGGPTAETGKTSLLTRVRENRGASQALQGVALALFLVIPWLVTTYQTNILISFLLYVILGLGLNIIVGVAGLLFLGHAAFYAIGAYCYALLNQYFGLGFWVALPIGGLVAALAGVALAFPVLRLRGDYLAIVTLGFGEIVRLLLENWSSITGGPSGVSNIARPDLFNMELTVAGANIYIYYIVLAMAAITVVAVSRLKDSRIGRALQALREDEIACEAMGIDRVGVKVMAFGLGTAWAGFAGVIFAAKTTFINPASFTFFESAIILSIVVLGGMGSNLGVILGSAFLVLLPEYLRAFSEYRMIMFSVAMVLMMVFRPEGLIPAQGRKYEIDDPDLSATSGGKA, encoded by the coding sequence ATGCACGAGCTCAAAAAATCGATTTTGGTCAGCATCTGGTTCATGTTTCTGACCTTTCCGATCATGGTCATTCGCGTCAACACCATCGAGAACACCATTGACTGGCGTTGGGAGAATCTGGCCCTGATCGGCATTGGCAGTTTTGTTTTGTCCTATATCTGGCGTTGGGCACTGCGCCGCAAGGAGACCGGGGGCGGTCCGACCGCCGAGACGGGCAAGACCAGTCTGTTGACCAGGGTGCGCGAGAATCGGGGCGCGAGCCAGGCCTTGCAGGGCGTGGCCCTGGCCTTGTTTTTGGTTATTCCCTGGCTGGTGACCACCTACCAGACCAACATCCTCATTTCCTTTCTTCTTTATGTCATTTTGGGGTTGGGTCTGAACATCATCGTCGGCGTGGCCGGACTGCTTTTTCTTGGTCACGCCGCGTTTTACGCCATTGGGGCGTACTGTTACGCCCTGCTCAATCAGTACTTTGGGCTTGGATTTTGGGTGGCCCTGCCCATCGGCGGTTTGGTCGCGGCCTTGGCCGGCGTGGCCCTGGCCTTTCCCGTGCTGCGTCTGCGGGGGGATTATCTGGCCATCGTCACCCTGGGCTTTGGCGAGATTGTCCGTTTGTTGCTCGAAAATTGGAGTTCCATCACCGGCGGTCCCTCCGGGGTGTCGAACATCGCCCGGCCGGATCTTTTCAACATGGAACTGACCGTGGCCGGAGCCAACATCTATATCTATTACATCGTGCTGGCCATGGCCGCGATTACCGTGGTCGCCGTGTCCCGCCTCAAGGATTCCCGGATCGGTCGCGCGTTGCAGGCCCTGCGCGAGGACGAGATCGCCTGTGAGGCCATGGGCATCGACCGGGTGGGGGTCAAGGTCATGGCTTTCGGCTTGGGCACGGCCTGGGCCGGTTTCGCGGGCGTTATTTTCGCGGCCAAGACGACCTTCATCAATCCGGCCAGTTTTACTTTTTTTGAATCCGCCATCATTTTATCCATCGTGGTTTTGGGCGGCATGGGTTCCAATCTGGGCGTCATTCTGGGTTCGGCCTTCTTGGTGCTATTGCCGGAGTATCTGCGTGCCTTTTCCGAATACCGCATGATCATGTTCTCCGTGGCCATGGTCCTGATGATGGTCTTTCGTCCCGAGGGCTTGATTCCGGCCCAGGGCCGGAAATACGAGATCGACGACCCCGACCTGTCTGCAACTTCCGGAGGAAAGGCTTGA
- the guaB gene encoding IMP dehydrogenase, with translation MDKILGKALTFDDVLLVPAYSEVLPDQVVLNTRLTQTIELNIPFMSAAMDTVTESRMAISLARAGGIGIVHKNMSIEQQALEVLKVKKSESGMIVDPITVGPDDTVGHCLELMRDYRISGLPVVLGDQLMGIVTNRDVRFVTEMSVQVREVMTSKNLVTVPVGISLEDAKRHLHENRIEKLLVVDDANKLKGLLTIKDIDKVRKYPNACKDDLGRLRVGAAVGVGKGRAERLEALVRAGADVIVLDSAHGHSKNILDAVRATKSEWPDVQLIAGNVATYGGAKALIAAGADAVKVGIGPGSICTTRIVAGVGVPQVTAIMECVRACREADRCCIADGGIKFSGDVVKALVAGADTVMMGSMFAGTEESPGEKILYQGRTYKIYRGMGS, from the coding sequence ATGGATAAAATCCTTGGCAAGGCATTGACTTTCGATGATGTCCTGCTTGTTCCGGCCTACTCCGAGGTTTTGCCGGATCAGGTCGTGTTGAACACCCGGCTGACCCAGACCATTGAATTGAATATTCCGTTCATGAGCGCGGCCATGGACACGGTCACGGAATCGCGGATGGCCATTTCCCTGGCCCGGGCCGGAGGCATCGGTATCGTCCACAAGAACATGTCCATCGAGCAGCAGGCCCTGGAAGTGCTCAAGGTCAAGAAGTCCGAGTCGGGCATGATTGTCGATCCCATCACGGTGGGGCCGGACGACACCGTCGGCCATTGTCTGGAGCTCATGCGCGATTACCGCATTTCCGGATTGCCGGTAGTTCTCGGCGATCAGCTGATGGGCATCGTCACCAATCGTGACGTGCGTTTTGTCACGGAAATGAGCGTTCAGGTCCGCGAGGTCATGACCAGCAAAAATCTGGTCACCGTACCGGTCGGCATTTCCCTGGAGGATGCCAAGCGCCACTTGCACGAGAATCGTATCGAAAAACTCCTGGTCGTGGACGACGCCAACAAACTCAAGGGCTTGCTGACCATCAAGGACATCGACAAGGTTCGCAAGTATCCCAATGCCTGCAAGGACGACCTGGGTCGGCTGCGGGTCGGCGCGGCCGTTGGCGTGGGCAAGGGCCGCGCCGAGCGGTTGGAGGCCTTGGTCAGGGCTGGAGCGGATGTCATTGTCTTGGATTCGGCCCATGGACATTCCAAGAACATCCTCGACGCCGTGCGGGCGACCAAGAGTGAATGGCCCGACGTGCAGCTTATCGCTGGCAACGTGGCCACCTACGGGGGGGCCAAGGCGCTTATCGCGGCCGGAGCGGACGCGGTCAAGGTCGGCATCGGACCGGGTTCCATCTGCACCACCCGTATCGTGGCCGGCGTGGGCGTGCCGCAGGTCACGGCCATCATGGAATGCGTGCGTGCCTGCCGCGAGGCGGACCGCTGCTGCATCGCCGACGGAGGCATCAAGTTTTCCGGCGACGTGGTCAAGGCGCTGGTGGCCGGAGCCGACACGGTCATGATGGGTTCCATGTTCGCGGGCACCGAGGAAAGTCCGGGCGAGAAGATTTTGTACCAAGGACGAACCTACAAGATTTATCGCGGCATGGGCTCC
- a CDS encoding branched-chain amino acid ABC transporter permease LivH (LivHMGF is the membrane component of the LIV-I/LS branched-chain amino acid transporter), whose translation MDWQYFLELFLGGLTRGSIYALIAIGYTMVYGIIELINFAHGEVYMLGAFTGLIVASALGFMGFPAPAILVIAAVVAIIYCAGYGFTMEKIAYKPLRGAGRLSPLISAIGMSLFLQNYIILAQTSDFLPFPSLIPEFAFLEPISHVFASSDFVIVATSAVFMAALTVFIKYTKMGKAMRATAQNRKMAMLLGVDADRIISVTFILGSSLAALGGVLIASHVGMVNFAIGFLAGIKAFTAAVLGGIGSIPGAMLGGLFLGLSESFATGYISSDYEDVFAFTLLVVFLIFRPSGIMGKAKIEKV comes from the coding sequence ATGGACTGGCAGTACTTTTTGGAACTTTTCTTGGGGGGCCTGACCCGAGGCAGTATCTACGCTCTGATCGCCATCGGCTATACCATGGTTTATGGCATCATCGAGCTGATCAACTTCGCCCATGGCGAGGTATACATGCTTGGGGCCTTCACCGGCCTGATCGTGGCCAGCGCTCTGGGTTTCATGGGATTTCCGGCCCCGGCGATCCTGGTCATCGCGGCCGTGGTGGCCATTATTTATTGCGCCGGGTACGGTTTCACCATGGAAAAGATCGCCTACAAGCCCTTGCGCGGTGCCGGACGTCTGTCGCCGCTCATTTCGGCCATCGGCATGTCGCTCTTTTTGCAGAACTATATCATTTTGGCCCAGACCTCGGACTTTTTGCCTTTCCCCAGTTTGATCCCGGAATTTGCCTTTCTTGAGCCCATTTCCCATGTGTTCGCCTCGTCCGACTTTGTCATTGTCGCGACCAGCGCCGTGTTCATGGCCGCTTTGACCGTGTTCATCAAATACACCAAGATGGGCAAGGCCATGCGGGCCACGGCCCAGAACCGGAAAATGGCCATGCTCCTGGGCGTCGACGCCGACAGGATCATTTCCGTGACCTTTATCCTGGGATCGTCCCTGGCCGCGCTGGGTGGCGTGCTCATTGCCTCCCATGTCGGCATGGTCAACTTCGCCATCGGCTTTCTGGCAGGTATCAAGGCGTTCACCGCTGCGGTCTTGGGGGGCATCGGGTCCATTCCCGGAGCGATGCTTGGAGGCCTGTTTCTGGGCTTGTCCGAGAGCTTTGCCACCGGTTATATTTCCAGTGATTACGAGGATGTCTTCGCGTTCACGTTGCTGGTGGTCTTTTTGATTTTTCGCCCCTCGGGTATCATGGGCAAGGCCAAGATCGAGAAGGTCTAG
- a CDS encoding cytochrome C biogenesis protein CcmC, with protein MFRIHCKLLTMLAVTAAILMAAGQYAIWVYAPEEATMGLIQKVFYFHLPLAWWAFAAFLGVCVASIMVLLTKRDVWDVWAGVLAEIGVLFCTLALITGSIWGRAAWNAWWTWDPRLSTTLVMWFVYCGYLVLRAGGVGGGQAVRVRAVLGIVAFLDVPLVFVSARLWRSIHPAVFASKGGGLEPEMWTTVWINILAWGILGAVLVLARFQTEALRRRIDAVLARIQENIA; from the coding sequence ATGTTTCGGATTCATTGCAAGCTGTTGACGATGTTGGCCGTGACGGCCGCGATCCTCATGGCCGCCGGACAGTACGCCATTTGGGTGTACGCGCCGGAAGAGGCGACCATGGGGCTGATACAGAAGGTTTTCTATTTCCATCTTCCCTTGGCGTGGTGGGCTTTTGCCGCTTTTTTGGGCGTGTGCGTGGCCAGCATCATGGTTCTGCTGACCAAACGCGACGTCTGGGATGTCTGGGCCGGGGTCTTGGCCGAGATCGGCGTTCTTTTTTGCACCCTGGCCCTGATCACGGGCTCCATCTGGGGCCGGGCGGCCTGGAATGCTTGGTGGACCTGGGACCCACGCCTGTCCACGACGCTGGTCATGTGGTTTGTCTACTGCGGGTATCTGGTGTTGCGGGCCGGTGGCGTCGGCGGCGGACAGGCGGTGCGGGTTCGGGCCGTGCTGGGCATTGTCGCCTTTTTGGACGTGCCGCTGGTTTTTGTGTCGGCCCGGTTGTGGCGGTCCATCCATCCGGCCGTGTTCGCGTCCAAGGGGGGCGGGCTCGAGCCGGAAATGTGGACCACGGTTTGGATCAATATCTTGGCCTGGGGGATTCTTGGCGCGGTCTTGGTCCTGGCCCGGTTCCAGACCGAGGCCCTGCGGCGGAGGATCGACGCCGTTCTGGCCAGAATTCAGGAAAACATCGCCTAA
- a CDS encoding branched-chain amino acid ABC transporter substrate-binding protein, translated as MKRFSGLVIAACLSLLTSPAFGADTIKIGVAGAHTGDLASYGLPTVNAAKLVAKDVNAKGGIDGKQIELLVQDEECKPEKATNAATKVVSDGAVVVLGHICSGATKAALPIYTEAKIVTMSPSATNPELTQSGQYPTFFRTIASDDAQAKLGVDFAISKLGAKKIAVLHDKGDYGKGYAEFAQKFIKDGGKAEIVLFEGVTPGAVDYSSVVQKIRRAEADVVLFGGYHPEASKIVAQLKKKKVDVKFISDDGVKDDTFIKVAGAEAEGVYASGPQDVSGLEMNKAARAAHVAEFGAEPGAFFDNAYAAMQALVNAIDKADSTDSEKIMAALRSEKVDTSVGTIKFDARGDAEGVGFSMYQVQGGKYVELK; from the coding sequence ATGAAACGTTTTTCTGGTCTTGTGATCGCGGCGTGTCTGTCCCTGTTGACCAGTCCGGCCTTTGGAGCCGACACCATCAAGATCGGCGTGGCCGGAGCCCATACCGGTGACCTGGCTTCCTATGGCCTGCCCACGGTCAACGCGGCCAAGCTCGTCGCCAAGGACGTCAACGCCAAGGGCGGCATCGACGGCAAGCAGATCGAGCTCTTGGTGCAGGACGAGGAGTGCAAGCCGGAAAAGGCCACCAATGCCGCCACCAAGGTTGTTTCCGATGGCGCGGTCGTGGTCCTGGGACATATTTGCTCCGGCGCCACCAAGGCGGCCTTGCCCATTTACACCGAAGCCAAGATCGTGACCATGTCACCGTCCGCCACCAACCCGGAATTGACCCAGAGTGGCCAGTACCCGACCTTTTTCCGCACCATCGCCTCCGACGACGCCCAGGCCAAGCTGGGTGTTGATTTTGCCATCTCCAAGCTGGGCGCCAAGAAGATCGCCGTGCTGCACGACAAGGGTGATTACGGCAAGGGCTATGCGGAATTCGCGCAGAAGTTCATCAAGGACGGCGGCAAGGCCGAAATCGTTCTGTTCGAGGGCGTGACCCCTGGTGCTGTCGACTATTCCTCCGTGGTCCAGAAGATCCGCAGAGCCGAGGCTGATGTGGTTCTGTTTGGTGGCTATCACCCCGAGGCCTCCAAAATCGTGGCGCAGCTGAAAAAGAAAAAAGTGGATGTGAAGTTCATCTCCGATGACGGCGTCAAGGATGACACCTTTATCAAGGTCGCTGGCGCCGAGGCCGAGGGCGTGTACGCCTCCGGTCCCCAGGACGTATCCGGTCTGGAAATGAACAAGGCCGCGCGTGCCGCGCATGTCGCGGAATTTGGCGCCGAGCCCGGGGCGTTTTTCGATAATGCCTACGCCGCCATGCAGGCCCTGGTGAATGCCATCGACAAGGCCGATTCCACGGATTCCGAGAAGATCATGGCCGCCCTGCGGTCGGAAAAAGTCGACACCTCGGTGGGCACCATCAAGTTCGACGCTCGTGGCGATGCCGAGGGCGTGGGCTTCTCCATGTACCAGGTCCAGGGTGGCAAGTACGTGGAATTGAAGTGA
- a CDS encoding ABC transporter ATP-binding protein produces MLELKNVSTFYGNIQALHEISLVIRQGEIVTLIGANGAGKSTTLMSICGGVPPRSGEILFEGQRIDAMKADRIVRMGISQVPEGRLIFPEMTVMENLDLGAFLRNDKDGILKDLDYVFELFPILAERRRQMGGTLSGGEQQMLAISRALMARPRLLLLDEPSLGLAPIIIAQIFDIIRKVNEMGTTVFLVEQNANQALKIAHRAYVMENGRITLEDSAQALLSNEDVKKAYLGL; encoded by the coding sequence ATGCTTGAGCTGAAAAATGTCAGCACGTTCTACGGCAATATCCAGGCCCTGCACGAGATTTCCCTGGTTATCCGCCAGGGTGAGATCGTGACCTTGATTGGTGCCAACGGCGCGGGCAAGAGCACGACACTGATGTCCATCTGCGGCGGCGTGCCGCCCCGGAGCGGGGAAATCCTTTTCGAGGGGCAGCGCATCGACGCCATGAAAGCCGATCGCATCGTGCGCATGGGCATTTCCCAGGTTCCCGAGGGGCGGCTTATTTTCCCCGAGATGACGGTCATGGAGAATCTGGATCTGGGGGCGTTTTTGCGTAACGACAAGGACGGGATTTTAAAGGATCTGGACTATGTCTTCGAGCTTTTTCCCATCCTGGCCGAACGTCGCCGACAAATGGGCGGCACCCTCTCCGGCGGCGAGCAGCAGATGTTGGCGATTTCACGCGCCCTCATGGCTCGGCCGCGTCTGCTCTTGCTGGACGAGCCGTCCCTGGGGCTGGCGCCGATCATCATCGCCCAAATTTTCGACATTATCCGGAAAGTCAACGAGATGGGAACGACCGTGTTCTTGGTGGAGCAGAACGCCAACCAGGCCCTGAAAATCGCCCACCGGGCCTATGTCATGGAAAACGGTCGCATCACGTTGGAGGATTCGGCCCAGGCGCTGCTTTCCAACGAGGATGTCAAAAAGGCATACTTGGGGCTCTAG
- a CDS encoding ABC transporter ATP-binding protein has protein sequence MSARSLLRLRGVSHFYGSRLIFKGVSCDLDSGRVLLVAGPNGAGKSTLLKIMAGLTAPRSGLVERFVPATGMAFMGHQTFVYPSLTALANLEFWNKLHGRGLDDAALLALLERVGLKAFALENAGTFSRGMAQRLSLARVLLVEPDLLFLDEPATGLDTASQALLHRELASARERGAGVVWISHDLERDTGRADLVLHLCGREMRYCGPAVEFSMEGA, from the coding sequence ATGAGCGCGCGAAGTCTGCTGCGCCTGCGGGGGGTGAGTCATTTTTATGGGTCGCGTCTGATTTTTAAAGGCGTGTCCTGCGATCTGGATTCCGGTCGCGTCCTGCTCGTGGCCGGTCCCAATGGCGCCGGCAAATCGACCCTGCTCAAGATCATGGCCGGCCTGACCGCCCCCCGGTCGGGCCTGGTCGAACGGTTCGTGCCAGCCACGGGGATGGCGTTCATGGGCCACCAGACCTTTGTCTATCCCTCCCTGACCGCCCTGGCCAATCTGGAATTCTGGAACAAACTGCACGGACGCGGCCTGGACGACGCGGCCCTGTTGGCCCTGCTGGAACGGGTGGGCCTCAAGGCCTTTGCCCTGGAAAACGCGGGAACCTTTTCGCGTGGCATGGCGCAGCGCCTGTCCCTGGCCCGGGTACTGTTGGTGGAGCCGGATTTGTTGTTTCTCGATGAGCCCGCCACGGGATTGGACACGGCCTCCCAGGCCCTCCTGCATCGGGAGCTGGCCTCGGCTCGGGAACGCGGGGCCGGGGTTGTCTGGATTTCCCACGATCTGGAACGCGACACGGGCCGCGCCGATTTGGTTTTGCATCTGTGTGGTCGGGAGATGCGCTACTGCGGTCCGGCCGTGGAATTTTCGATGGAGGGCGCATGA